In Meiothermus cerbereus DSM 11376, the genomic stretch TACATCACTGAGGGTTACGGCTTCGCGCAAAATGCCTCCGGACTGGAATAACTTCTTGAATCAAGAGTAAATCAGATTTTGAAAGCGCTGTCAAGAGGTTTACGCTATCTATGGCAACCCTTTAGCAGCCAGCCCCCAGGGTGCGGGCTTACAGTTGCGTGCCCCTCCTGGGTGAGCGATGATAAGTCCCATGGACTTGCTGGTGGTGGTACCCCATCCCGACGATGAGGTGTTTGGAGCGGGCGGAACGCTCATTCAGTATGCTGACTGGGGCCTGGAAACCGGACTGATTACCCTGACCAAAGGTGAGGCCGGGCGAACCCTGGGCCTTTGCAAACCGGAGGAGCTGGGCGAGCAGCGAGCAAAAGAGCTTCAGCAGGCAGTACAAATTCTTAAGCTGGGCCATTTCGAGCTATACGACTTCCCCAATGGACTGCCCAACGGTACAGCGGATGAGGAGGCCCGGGGCTCTGGCTTCACTACACCAGAAGGGGTAGCCGATCATCCCGAAATTGTAGATTTACTGCTATGGCGCTTTGAGGTGCTGCGCCCCAGGGCCATCATTACCTTTGGCCCCAATGGCTCCAACCGCCACCCTGATCACGTCGCCACCCATCAGTTTGTGGTTAAGGCCGCCGAGAAGTCGGGGCAAAAGATAAAACTGTTTTTCTATGCGCCTCCTCAGCCCTTGCCAGAATACCTGGAAGGCTGGCTACCCCCCAACCATGTGCGCCATTTACCCATGGAGGTTTTGCTGCAGAAATTGCGGGCCATGGCCCAGCACCGCACCCAGGCCCTGTCGGTGCTCAACTTTATGGATCGCTTTGGCTATCGACTGGCCACCGAGACCTTTCACCTGGCTGGCTACGAAGGGCCTATACAACACGAGCTGCTCTGGTATGCCAAACCCTAAAAGCTGTGGCCGCAGATCACATCCCAGTAGGCGCGCAAGGATGGGGAAGTGTTCCGGCTAACGGTTGTGTGCCACCCCAAAGGTTAGACTCAACTCCATGAGAGAGCGCATGTATGCCATCACCACCCCCGAAGAGGCCGATGCTTTTATTGACAGTCGGCCTGTTACGGCCATCTTTAAGGCCGGCACCTGCCACAAAACCATGCAAGGCTGGGGCAACGTGGAAAAAGTCTTGCGGGAACGGCCCGACATTCCGGTGGGCATCATCAAGGTAGTGGAACACCGCCCAGCCTCGAACCGGGTAGCCGAGCGCAGCGGCATTGTGCACCACTCGCCCCAGATTATTTTGTTTCGCAACGGACAGCCGCTTTTCGAGCTAAACAACTGGGACATTACCCTGGAGAACCTCGAGCAGCTCTTCAGCCAGCACCTTCCGGATGTCCGGGCCGAACACCCGCAGGAAGGGGCTAAAAGCAACCTCGAGCCCTACAAGCGCCTTTTGGATGCGTACCTGAGCGGGGCAGTAAGTGAACAGCAGTTTACCTGGACCTACCTCAACATGTTCCGCGAGGACGCCTCGCTGCGCTCGCAGGAGGAGTTTGAGCTACTCAACTCGCTGTTTGGCAATCCTGATGAGCACCACATCCACCCCTTGAGCATCATGCAGTTTGAGCAAGCCAACCCCCAGGCCACCCCCCTATACGAGCGGGCACAAAGCCTGCGGGCCCGGCTCGACACGCTCTGAACCCGGCCCGTCTGCGTTCAACAACGCGCCAAGGCAGCCACACGATAGACCCAGGAGCAGGCGCAGGAAGCATCTGGAGAAAAACCCACCCCATAAATGGGGTGGGTCGGTTGCTTTCGGTCTGCCTCTACTTCACAAAGTTGAAGTTGGCCCGGTAAGTGATGCCATCGATATAGCGCACCACCACCTGTCGGCAGCTCCCCGCCCAGGACTTCTCGGTTTTCCAGGGGTAGGTGTAGCGGTCTTGGAGTGGGTCGTAGCTGAGGCCGCCGTTGCTGCTGGTGGGGTTGGTGCCGTTCACCGCCGCGCTCGAGCCACAGGGAACAACCTGCCACCTGGGGTATCCCGGGGCGAAGATGTTGAGCCCTTTGTTGCCGCCCAGGCTAAAGATGAGCGGGATAGACTGGCCTGCATTGACGGTGTTGAAGGCCGGGAAGGGCGCGACGGGGCCAAAGAACCAGGCACCAGGCGCGGTCAGGCTCAGCCCCACCACCACCGGATCGTGGTCGGACACCCGGTATTGGTCGGGGGCATAGAGCAGGGCCTGCAGGTTGGGGGTCTT encodes the following:
- a CDS encoding PIG-L deacetylase family protein — protein: MDLLVVVPHPDDEVFGAGGTLIQYADWGLETGLITLTKGEAGRTLGLCKPEELGEQRAKELQQAVQILKLGHFELYDFPNGLPNGTADEEARGSGFTTPEGVADHPEIVDLLLWRFEVLRPRAIITFGPNGSNRHPDHVATHQFVVKAAEKSGQKIKLFFYAPPQPLPEYLEGWLPPNHVRHLPMEVLLQKLRAMAQHRTQALSVLNFMDRFGYRLATETFHLAGYEGPIQHELLWYAKP
- a CDS encoding monothiol bacilliredoxin BrxC family protein; the protein is MRERMYAITTPEEADAFIDSRPVTAIFKAGTCHKTMQGWGNVEKVLRERPDIPVGIIKVVEHRPASNRVAERSGIVHHSPQIILFRNGQPLFELNNWDITLENLEQLFSQHLPDVRAEHPQEGAKSNLEPYKRLLDAYLSGAVSEQQFTWTYLNMFREDASLRSQEEFELLNSLFGNPDEHHIHPLSIMQFEQANPQATPLYERAQSLRARLDTL